The genomic interval tttaatttacagcatcggttgcttccatatctgcaaatttgagttctattcctgtccttaatgggacaaattttaaggaatggaaagagaacattttgattgttcttggctgcatggatctagaccttgcattaagaattgatcgaccctctactcctaaggactctagttcttctgaagaaaaattagagtatgagaaatgggatcgctcaaatcgcataagtcttatgatcataaagcGTGGGATTCCTGAAGTCTTTAGAGGTGCTGTCTCGGATGAGATAGATACAGCTAAAAAATTCCTtgctgagatggaaaaacgctttgtaaaaagtgataaggctgaaacaagttctttgcttcagaatttaatttccatgaagtatcaaggcaagggaaatataagagagcacattatgatgatgtccaacattgcttctaagcttaaaggtctaaagcttgagttgtcagatgacttactcattcatttagtattgctgtctcttccttcgcaattcagtcagtttaaggtgacttataattgtcaaaaggagaaatggactcttaatgagctcatttcattatgtgtgcaagaagaggacaggctgaagcaagataggactgaaagtgctcactttactagcatctctaaagacaagggcaaaaggaaaagaattgaggagcccaagaacaaagctgctgctaagggtccagaacaaaagaagcagactacggataacaactgcttcttctgcaggagttctggacacgtgaagaaggattgtgccaaatatcacgcttggcgtgttaagaaaggtatgattctgtctttggtctgttctgaggttaatttagcttcagtacctggaaacacttggtggttagactctggtgcaactactaacatcagtgtttcaatgcagggttgcctgaacttccgaaagcctagtgatactgaaagatgcatctatgtaggagatgggaagaaggtagaagttgaagccataggaaaatttagattattattaagttccggtcattatttggatttaaaagacacttttgttgtaccgtcatttagacggaatttgatctctatttcttatttggacaaatcaggatattattgttcattcgggaataaagaatttactttgtctttaaattcgaatgttgttggaaccggtttactttctggttatgataatcttcatttgttggaaactgtggctaactataatgaaaccttgaatgtggaatcacgtggtactaagcggaaaattgacaatttcaattcaggagtgctttggcacaagcgtctaggtcacatctctaaaaatagagttgaacgacttgtgtcagatggaattttagattccattgacttcacagactttaacgtttgtgtagcatgcattaaaggaaaacagactaaagataagaaattaggcgcatatagagctacagacgtcttagaattgatacatacggacatctgtgggccatttccaactccttcttggaatggtcaacaatattttatatcattcatagacgattattcgaaatatgcctacctttacctaattcacgaaaagtcccaatcaatagacgtgttcaaatcctttaaggcagaagttgaaaatcaacttaataaaagaattaaaaaggtcaaatctgatcgtggtggtgaatactacggcagatatgacggttcaggtgaacaacgtccgggaccatttgccaaatacccagaggaatgtggaatcgtcccacaatacactatgccggggtcacccagcatgaatggtgtagttgaaagacgaaacaggacccTTAAAGATATgataaggagtatgatttgtcattccaccttgccagagtcactctggggagaggcattaaaaacagcagcatacattcttaatagagtaccaactaaggcagcggctaaaacaccttatgagctttggattgggcgtaagcctagcctgaagcactttcatgtttggggatgtccagctgaggcaaggccttataggccgaatgaaaagaaatttgaaccccgaacaattagcagctattttatagggtactcagaaaaatcaaggggctataaattttatgatcctaatttgagaacaatttttgagacgggaacagcaacgttctttgaggatattgagtttggggggaagattaaggttaaagattttgtctttgaggaagaatcggtaacaattccagaactgattcttccaccaattgactttcccattattgaacaaactcaagatgatctagttgttcaggaagaacaaaaacgagatcaaattcaagatcctcaagaacaagtgtcTCAAGAGCCaactccattgcggagatccactagagaaaggaaacatgctatttcggatgattatgtagtatttatcaatgaggtagaggaaaatgttggcatgacggaagacgacccggtcaactttcatcaagccatgcaagattctcgttcagataagtggatcgaagcaatgaatgaggagtacaagtctatgcaagacaattcagtttgggaacttatcccattacctgaaggaaagaaacccattggttgcaaatggatttttaaaaccaagcgggattccaatggtaatgtggagagatataaggcacgtcttgtagctaagggttatactcaaaaggaagggattgattataaagagactttctctccggtttcatcgaaggactctttaagaataatcatggctcttgttgctcactttgatttggagcttcatcaaatggatgtaaagacagcgtttctcaatggcgacattgatgagacgatctatatggtgcagccagaaaactttgtgttgggagacccaaagaatatggtgtgcaaactaagaaaatccatttatgggctaaaacaagcttctcgtcaatggtaccataaatttcatcaagtaattctctcatttggttttgagatgaatacagttgatgattgtgtgtatcataagttcagtgggagcagacacattttcctggtcttgtatgttgatgacatactgcttgccactaacgatataggcatgttgcacgaaactaagaaatttctatcaaagcattttgagatgaaagatcttggtgacgcctcttttgtattaggaattcagatacaccgagacagatctcgaggtattcttggattgtcacaaaagagctatatcgataaggttctcaaaaggtttgggttacaggattgcaaaccaggggacaccccagttgctaagggagacaagtttagtctcaaacagtgccctaagggaagtttggaaattcaagaaatgcaaaagatcccttatgcttcagctgtagggagtcttatgtatgcccaagtatgtacgcgtccagacatagcgttcatagtagggattttaggcagatatttaagcaatccaggtcttgaccattggaaagcagccaagagggtcatgagatatttgaagagaacaagaaactacatgctcacatataggaggtcagaccagttagagatcactgggtactctgactcggattttgcgggatgccaagacagcttaagatcaacttcaggctatgtctttctgttagctggtggagcagtttcttggcgtagtgccaagcaaggtcttactgcctcatcaaccatggcagcagaattcgtagcaattcatgaggcatctgaccagggcatttggctgagaaattttgtcacggggctgcaaatagttgaagggattgaaagaccactcaagttgtattgtgacaatagatcagcagtcctgtattctaacaataataggagctcaaccaagtcaaagcacattgacattaagttcctagttgttaaagagaaggtacaaagtggacagatatccatagaacacttaaggacaaactccatgattgcggatccactcactaaaggtctaccacccaaggtctttcatgagcacactgctcacatgggtgtgctacagctTGAGGAaccttgattttagtgggagtttcgtccattatgtaattcatgttctatgtttaattgtaaagtacaaatacattgtatttggactttctgatcagaaataaagtttaaagtattcagtttttggttactttgtacatttaagttatggtatgatctcattcgataaagtaggaccagttgaaaattgacatgcattgaccaacttcatgtaattttcatgctacacttttcataatgggtctatgtcatttagttgtgtcagtacgggtgatcattgatgggtttagttatgcttattatgacgaaagcctctttggttccatgtgctgatatgattaatggacgggacaatttggattatactcaaggtaattataatgacatttttgacgtcataaagtctaacacactcctaaggatacatgtgtgaccagtgggagattgtaagatttatgggtcacatatgtaattaattaataaagtgtgttagggtcattatataattagccaataaactaggggtcaaataatatataatagtttatggctaaagagcataatagttatgaaaattaatagtgtagataccaggcagtttctaatttaatgaggggctgaattggaaatactgcaatttgggatataactaataatagttatatataggggtaatggtccccaaggcaaacacaacaagactattcagtttcaaaaccctaaaggagaaaactctctggttctctctatccccatcaagagagcaaggtcttcagggtgttttgctgaggaagatcacccaacccattggctctatcatcatcatctcaggatttcattaatggcaattcccacaggtacgcttccgcctttggctattcatcatgtaattgacatggattgttgagcacaacgttattaaggtttttccaaCAAAGAGACCCTGCAAGTTGTCTTTATACTTTTAGAAAcctctgaagaagaaacatcCACGGATTCTGAAATAGGTTCATCAGAAAATGATAAACCTTTACAGTTTGATGAGCTAGGAACCTCCGAATCTCTTAGCAATTCAGAAGTtagtacaaaatcaattaatgttcttacaaaggatcaagaactaattcttgatattataaaacaggttgaagatacaaaacttcaaaaggaaataataggaaAACTGTTAAGTACTTTTGAATCAAAACAAGGTCAATCTTTCACATCCTCATCAAAATTGCTTCCTAAAACCACTTAtgacttaacaaatatcttaggaAAAAGAACAAAGTCACAAACCCCTGTCACAATTCAATATCTGCAagaagagattaaaattgtgaaacatgagttaaaaactcttaaacaaaaacaagaaattgattcaaatattcttcaaaatcttcTTTCCCAAGTACAAAAACAAACCTCTTCTGACCCAGAACAGGAAGGAGAAGagggagaaaatgaagaatattcaaactaaattgaaaatttagaagaaatcccTGAAGATTTCTTGTTTGTTTTAAGaacaataacaacaagaaaatatttaatcaaaattaatttagttttttctggagattttaaatttgaaacaattgcaCTTTTTGACACGGGAGCGGACTTAAACTGCTTAAAAAGTAGCATTGTTCAAAGCAGATTTAtgcaaaaatcaaatgaaaaacttGTTGCTGCTAACAACTCCaatatgattataaaaaataaaactgaagCTTCTGTTAAAAATAGTAATGTTTCTATCAAAACTTCTTTTgctttattagaaaatataactcATAGTGTCATTTTAGGGACTCCTTTCATTAACATGATAACTCCCTATTCAGTTAATTATGATGGTATTTCCTGCAAAACAAAAGAggccaaaattatttttccttttattgaaaaacctagaacaaagaatttaaatcttttaaaagcttgCTCTGTtacaaaaaatgaattaaattgtttaattcaaggGAAAGAAAAACATCTGTGaacaaaaattctgaaatagaaagaggTACACTTAGGTTAGTCATAAACTATAAACCTTTAAACAAAGCTTTAAAATGGATTCCTTACTCgattccaaataaaaaatatcttttacaaaaattacattcttcatctgtattttcaaaattcgaCATGAAATCAGGTTTTtggcaaatacaaattgatccaaaaaaaataaacatgtcTATTGCTGCACTAGTTTGCTAACTTTAGCGCTAAAAGAGTGAACttataacaacaacaacgacaacaacaacaacaacgcaTTGTTGTGCCTTCCGTTTCGAAAAAAATTGTCGTGCACCTCGTATATCCTACTAATTCccaaaaagaagagaaaagaagGATAGGTGGCTGTTGTCGTGCTGCACATCATATATTCTACTAATTCTCCCAAAAAGAACGAAAACGAAGGATCGGTTGCTGCCATGTTGCCTCCAGCCTTGTTTCATTAACCAAAAccatatattaatttcaaacaCCAGGTACACTTTTTCAATTCCATCAATTATATCAATATAAGGTTATTGATCAAAGTTAATTAATGATGGGCAATATATATGCAGTCCTAGTTACTTAGATCGAATTATATGAGTACATGTCATATATgcctttatttcaattttcagTGAAACATAGGCGTATGATCAGATCATCGTAAAACTAGACATGTGTTCCTTTATTCCAATTTTTAGGCATGGACATATGTTTGAATGATATTATTggatataaattcaaaaattaatctACATCTAaagaattcattttatttagcTATAATTAAAAGTGGTATACAATAtccatcaatttaaataaatactatcaattttattacatatAAGTTACGTGattctgttttattttgattagaATTATAcatttatgttatgttattatatttataaatatgttttgtattaaaatatatttttgagttaTATTACGAATAACAGACAATttggttaattattttaataaataatttatttatctattggagtaaataattaatttgtatttggtTATTGTGTTGATTTACTTTCTTTCGCAGACTGTTAGAGACAGTGGTTGGCGAGGACGTGACACATTAAATCAGCGGATCGACTTCATTGGAAAAATCTTCAgctaaggtaaggggtgagagaaagtttgattttatgagtataaaataacgtgggatgaacgggaaaaccgaaATTCTCAGATATTCATCCGGGACTTACTACGTACGATCGAGTCATATTgactaataataattaattaataatatatgaatggtaatagtgaggactaaaatataatttagcaacctatATAACTGccttgaatttatttatatcaagattgcatgttgtttgattttatgaaatcttatgatgattgttattgtatgaatgatatgtactgGAGTGTTCCAtttacttgattgaaattgtgatattacttTAATGTGccaccttttttatttattattatgtgaTTAATGAGACTggattgtgtattgtgagtagtgtaaaccaaatattgagattttattgtgattgactgatatagATATGTAATGATATacattttgattaatattttgaattcaaactgaaacttattgagttgtgataGTCGAGTAAGTATGAGATTGGTGTTGTAGGTTTGAAGTgaggattattttgtcatcatatagggaggatttgacaaacctagtgattaatggaagtacaactgaatgagcctgatcgtggagggctacagtcgaactgtaaggtaagacttaTAGACCTTTggggtacctctagtggggaattcctaagtggattaattggttattccctaaggccgagAGCTActgtgcaacacaagagtaccccgatgtcgcatatatgtgtctcgggttgagttgatggGATCTTTGAGGACTtgaccattcatgaattgtttATCCACTCTTGTAGTGACATAGTAATAGGTCTCCTTGCCAAGTACTCAAAGTAGAATGCTACCAAATGATGGAGAAGTATacagtataggacatgcataataTTCCATCCTTATGactgttttattgtgattgattttgattaacctttgatattatgattttgAGTATTTCTCCTATTTGTACTAATTTGACTATTTGCATGTTCTCCTCGTTTATCTTATACTATTACATAATTTCGAatctcacccctcgttgtttgtgtttggcatTTGCGATGAACACAAACGTGCTGCAGGTGAAGACTAATACTCTCAAAGTGTAGGAAGTCGTCTTATCTTGAAGACTTTTATTATCTGCCTTTTTGTTAACGTCATATTTGAACGTGTTTTATTTTGGGAACTTCTGCTATGATAGTGACATTGGGTTGTGACTACATTTGCATTTGTTATTAAACTTATGTACGTGTGcttcaaaaaggattttttTGATTGCTGCTATGATTTCGAGTTGCTaagtttgattgaaattttggattaatgtgacatgttcatgattacgtgatactctttaccttataataaaaaattgaaagtttatatattttcttgaagaatttcattattttaaaaataaaatttaatatttatttggagtttagggtgtcacattagtggtatcagagcagatATGTCCAATCAGACCATAAATGTGTTATGTGTTCACTATGTTTCCTTGTGTGCTCTATTGTGTGTTGTTGTTATGGCCATTATTGTGTTAGTGGTGTAGAACTATGTTAGTTTCTCACTTCCCTAAGTATCTCACGATATTCGATTGGCTTATCTGATTGATGTAGGTAGTGATGGTTGGTGGAAGGATTGACGTTGAAATTGCTGAGGCTTTAGAGTCCATGGCTGGAGTAATAGTGCAGGCTCTCTAGGCTTTGGCTAAATCTCATGCTACTGCACAAGCCTAGGCAAGCTGCTACTCAAGTTGCACAGGTTGCTGCTCAAGCTACTACCTACAGTGGTGGCCAAGGAAATGTGCAAATAAATGATTCCACAAGGTTAACCCTTCATCGTTTGAAGGTCACTATAATCCTGATGGAGCTCAAAGTGGTTGCAAGAGGTTGAGAAACTTTTCAGAGGAGTGGCATGTCCCGATGGTCAAAAAGTGCATTTGGGAACCTTTATGTCGATAGAAGAAGCTGAACATTGATGGGATAACGCGCGTCAACATTTAGATAATGCAGGGACTGCAATTACTTGGGTTGTATTCAAAAACATATTCCTAATCAAGTATTTCCCTGAAGACATCCGCAATAGGAAGGAAATGGAATTTGTCAAATTGGAACAAGGGAATATGTGAATAGCATAGTATGTTGCTAAGTTTGAGGAGTTATCCATGTACTATCCACTCTATGTTAGAGAGGTAGGAGAAAAGTCTAAGTGCATCAAGTTTGAAATGGGACTTAGGCCATAGATCAAGAAGCATATTGGAATGCAAGAGATCTATGACTTTCCTAACCTAGTGAATAAGAGTAGGATTTATGATGAGGATAGTCGTGTTGAAAAGGCACATTACCAAAACACATGAGCCATGAAGGACAAGAGGCCTATGCATCATAATAAAGGAAAACCTTACTTTTTCACTCTTTGTAAATCTGGAAGTTGTCTGAATTATCAACAATACAGTTTTTCAACTGGAAAAGGAAATAGTAGTGGTAACAAAAAAGGAAATGGAAACAATTATAGTTATGGAGGTGGTAAAGGAATCCCCAATGAAGGAGGATTTAGTAACAGGAATAACAACAACAAGAGTCAAGTCTCGAGCAACAACAGTAATAATAATGGTGATCCGGCTACTCCTATTTGATGTCACATGTGCGGTAAGCAGGGTCACATGGCATATGAATGTAGAGATGCTAaaattacttgttttaattgtCAACAATAAGGCCACATCAGCACCACATGCCCCTACCCAAAGAAGACTCCACAATCTAGAAACCAAAGTTCCCAAGCCAGCAGACCTAAATCTAATGGAAGAGTCTTTGCCCTCAGTGGTGCAAGACCGTCTGAGAAAGACTACATGATATTAGGTACGTGTCTCATAAGTAATACTCATTTATTTGTTCTATTTGATTGTGGTGCCACTCATTCCTTTGTGTTTCAATATTGTGTTAGATGTTTATGACAACCCGTGTCTCGTTTGCAGTATGACTTGATTGTGAATATCCCAACTAGTAATTGTGTTGACACCTCTAGTGTTTGTCTCGACATTTCTATTCATGTGTATGGAAGGGACTTCCGAGTTGACTTAGTGTGTTTACCTTTGCGTCTAGTTGATGtgattcttggtatggattggcTATCTGTCAATCGTGTCTGCATAGATTTTTTTAGTAAGACCATTGAATTCATGGAGCCAGAAGAGAGGGAGAATCCTAACAATCAAGAATAAGTACCCGCTACCTAGGATAGATGATCTTATGAACCAATTGAGAGGGTAATATGTGTTTAGTAAGATCGACTTGAGATgaggttaccatcagatccgagtgaAGTCTTCTGACATCCCTAAAACTGCCTTTAGGACCTGTTATGGCCATTGTGAGCATTTGATTATGCCTTTTGGTGTGACTAATGCACCAACATTGTTTATGAATTACATGAATCGGATCTTTCATCCTTACCTAGACTAATTTTTGGTTGTGTTTATAGATGATATCTTAGTGTACTCTAAGACTAAGGAAGACCATGGCGAACATTTAAGGATAGTCTTGCAAACCCTTAAGGAGAAACAATTATTTGCCAAGTTgtctaagtgtgaattttggttagAGGAAGTAAGTTTCCTAGGACATGTAATTTCAAAAGGTGGAATAGTTTTGATCATGCCAAGGTGGAGAACGTCTTAGAATGGAAAACACCTAATTCAGTGACTGAGATTAAGAGTTTTCTAGGATTGGCAGGTTATTATCGTAGGTTCATAGAAAGATTCTCCAAGTTGGCCTTACCTTTAACTAAGTTGACCTAAAAGGAGGAATTGTTTGTGTGGGATACCCATTGTGAGAATAGTTTCCAAAAGCTTAAGAAACGATTGACCTCTGCATTGATCCTAGTGTTGCCTAACTCGAGTAAACTCTTTGTAGTATATTGTGACGTGTGTGGTTCAGGATAAGGTGGAGTATTTATGCAGGATAGGAAGGTGGTAGCATATGCTTCTAGGcaactgaagattcatgagaggaactacCCTACCCATGACTTAGAACTAgcagttgtttttttttttttttgtacttaagatgtggagacattatttatatggatctAGATTTGAGGTTTTCAGTGACCATAAGAGCCTTAGGTACCTTTTTGACCAGAAGAAGTTGAACATGAGACAACATAGGTGGATAGGATTTCGTAGAGATTTTGATTTTGTGCTTAACTATCACCCAagaaaggccaatgtagtggttgATGCCTTGATTATGAAGACTTTGAATGTGTTCGCTTTAATGGTTAAGCATAGTGAGTTGTTGGAACAATTTAAAGACCTTAGTTTAGTTTGCGAAGTGACactagaaaatattaaattgggaatgttgaaggtaACTAGTGGACTGTTAGAAGAGATTGAAAAGAGTCAGAAGTTGGATTTATACCTTTTGGATAAGTTATAATTGATTGACCAA from Cicer arietinum cultivar CDC Frontier isolate Library 1 chromosome 5, Cicar.CDCFrontier_v2.0, whole genome shotgun sequence carries:
- the LOC140920305 gene encoding uncharacterized protein, with translation MDLDLALRIDRPSTPKDSSSSEEKLEYEKWDRSNRISLMIIKRGIPEVFRGAVSDEIDTAKKFLAEMEKRFVKSDKAETSSLLQNLISMKYQGKGNIREHIMMMSNIASKLKGLKLELSDDLLIHLVLLSLPSQFSQFKVTYNCQKEKWTLNELISLCVQEEDRLKQDRTESAHFTSISKDKGKRKRIEEPKNKAAAKGPEQKKQTTDNNCFFCRSSGHVKKDCAKYHAWRVKKGLPELPKA